Proteins encoded in a region of the Vicia villosa cultivar HV-30 ecotype Madison, WI linkage group LG5, Vvil1.0, whole genome shotgun sequence genome:
- the LOC131605586 gene encoding transcription factor DYT1-like — protein MEQVNDSSRFFVSQDELFSNGEEDISKGKPRKKYYNEDGTRMFVSKNLEIERRRRDKLHSRLCTLRSIMLKESIIEDAITYVKKLQDEVNSLTQELQALEAKENLERKIDEVSGAEEMKKWGMQEEIHVEKTDGTNLWIKMIIEKKRERFNKLMEIMNDLCIEMTDISVTTIKGAYMITTCLKNLGGEPFDVDQAKYWLQDIIKMI, from the exons ATGGAACAAGTTAATGACAGTAGTAGATTCTTTGTGTCTCAAGATGAGTTGTTTTCCAATGGTGAAGAAGACATCAGTAAGGGAAAACCTAGAAAGAAATACTATAATGAAGATGGCACAAGAATGTTTGTATCAAAGAATCTTGAGATTGAAAGAAGGAGGAGAGATAAACTTCATTCTAGGCTTTGCACACTTCGTTCTATA ATGCTCAAAGAAAGTATTATTGAAGATGCTATTACTTATGTCAAGAAGCTTCAAGATGAAGTTAATAGTCTCACACAAGAGCTTCAAGCATTGGAAGCAAAGGAAAACTTGGAGCGGAAAATCGATGAAGTTTCTGGTGCAGAAGAGATGAAGAAATGGGGGATGCAG GAAGAGATTCATGTGGAAAAAACTGATGGGACTAATCTGTGGATTAAGATGATCATTGAGAAAAAGAGAGAGAGGTTCAACAAATTAATGGAGATTATGAATGATTTATGCATTGAAATGACAGACATAAGTGTTACAACTATAAAAGGAGCATACATGATCACAACTTGCTTAAAG AACTTGGGTGGTGAACCATTTGATGTTGATCAAGCAAAGTATTGGTTGCAAGATATAATCAAGATGATTTAg
- the LOC131607536 gene encoding uncharacterized protein LOC131607536: protein MSLTPKSHVYIFLLVVLFAYSLTGTAPEEFESPLLDILRNHGLPAGLFPRSVKSFELDQMGRLEVYLDRPCLAQYETAVFFDSVVKANLSFGQLKVLQGMSREELFLWLPVKDIIVADQNSGLIIIDIGFAYKRLPFSRFEEPPTCRSNRGLSFGMGGRKGKGWVNFFQIWGFFV from the exons ATGTCTCTGACACCAAAATCTCATGTTTACATTTTCCTTCTTGTTGTTCTTTTCGCTTATTCTCTCACAGGAACAGCTCCTGAAGAATTTGAATCTCCTCTTCTTGATATTCTCCGCAACCATGGCCTCCCAGCAGGACTCTTCCCTCGGAGTGTGAAATCATTCGAATTAGATCAAATGGGTCGTTTAGAAGTATACTTGGATCGTCCTTGTTTGGCTCAGTATGAAACAGCAGTGTTCTTCGACAGTGTTGTTAAAGCCAACCTTAGTTTCGGACAGCTTAAGGTTTTGCAAGGCATGTCTCGTGAAGAGCTTTTCCTATGGCTTCCGGTTAAAGATATCATTGTGGCTGATCAAAATTCTGGTCTCATCATCATTGATATTGGTTTTGCCTATAAACGACTTCCTTTCTCTCGCTTTGAAGAACCCCCAACTTGTAGATCTAATCGAG GTCTCTCTTTTGGCATGGGTGGAAGGAAGGGTAAAGGATGGGTTAACTTTTTTCAAATTTGGGGTTTCTTTGTATGA